A single region of the Streptomyces vilmorinianum genome encodes:
- a CDS encoding nucleotidyltransferase — protein MAERLSTAERQQLISKWISPSTEAEADRQARAERMVKDAIAAHGAFDDVRSNLTIVAKGSYPNNTNVRSDSDVDIKVQLNSLYYYDFAPGVVAFPNRSSSSYTGRWTPTLLRQEVGRALVKAFGSGVDDSHNVAFYVPPVPGSRPNVDVVPCFEYRLFTNGAGTSFHTGSVVYCRDSGRIVNWPELQLAHGRTKNTNTGKRYKFVVRVLKSVENELCWQKRIEAVPSYFSECLIYNVPDHVLKNGSFDDAVRLSLGEVYAQLGSRSEAMMEPNEIKKLFGPQQKWTVETARELVEQAWVYLGYGR, from the coding sequence TTGGCAGAGCGCCTGAGCACCGCGGAGCGGCAGCAACTGATCAGTAAGTGGATCTCGCCGTCCACCGAGGCCGAGGCGGACCGCCAGGCGAGGGCAGAGCGGATGGTGAAGGACGCCATAGCTGCGCATGGTGCCTTCGACGACGTGCGCAGCAACCTCACGATCGTGGCCAAGGGCTCCTACCCGAACAACACCAACGTGCGCTCTGACAGCGACGTCGACATCAAGGTGCAGCTCAACAGCCTGTACTACTACGACTTCGCCCCCGGCGTTGTGGCCTTCCCGAACCGCTCCTCCAGCTCCTACACCGGCCGGTGGACCCCCACACTCCTGCGCCAGGAGGTCGGCAGGGCGCTCGTGAAGGCTTTCGGCTCCGGCGTGGACGATAGCCACAACGTCGCCTTCTACGTCCCCCCAGTGCCGGGGAGCCGGCCCAACGTCGACGTGGTCCCGTGCTTCGAGTACCGGCTCTTCACCAACGGCGCTGGCACCAGCTTCCACACCGGCAGCGTGGTGTACTGCCGGGACAGCGGGCGGATCGTCAACTGGCCCGAGCTGCAACTGGCCCACGGCCGTACGAAGAACACCAACACCGGCAAGCGCTACAAGTTCGTGGTGCGGGTACTCAAGTCGGTGGAGAATGAGCTGTGCTGGCAGAAGCGCATCGAGGCGGTCCCCTCGTACTTCTCCGAGTGCCTGATTTACAACGTGCCCGATCACGTCCTCAAGAACGGCTCGTTCGACGACGCGGTCCGCCTGTCCCTGGGCGAGGTCTATGCCCAGCTCGGAAGCCGGTCGGAGGCGATGATGGAACCGAACGAGATCAAGAAGCTGTTCGGCCCGCAGCAGAAGTGGACGGTGGAGACCGCCCGCGAGCTCGTCGAGCAGGCCTGGGTCTACCTCGGGTACGGCCGGTGA
- a CDS encoding VOC family protein, translating to MFSGAHVILYTPDADADRAFLKDVLEFAHVDAGDGWLIFTLPPAEVAVHPTAGEPKHELYLMCDDITGTLTTLEDRGAEISRPISDQGWGLLAAVRMPSGAELPLYEPRHPTAHRPPP from the coding sequence ATGTTCAGCGGCGCGCATGTGATTCTCTACACCCCGGACGCGGACGCCGACCGGGCGTTCCTCAAGGACGTGCTGGAGTTCGCGCACGTCGACGCGGGAGACGGCTGGCTCATCTTCACGCTGCCGCCGGCCGAGGTGGCCGTCCACCCCACCGCGGGCGAGCCCAAGCACGAGCTCTATCTGATGTGCGACGACATCACCGGCACGCTGACCACCCTGGAGGACCGCGGGGCCGAGATCTCACGGCCCATCAGCGATCAGGGCTGGGGCCTGCTCGCCGCCGTCCGCATGCCGAGCGGGGCCGAACTGCCGCTCTACGAACCGCGCCACCCGACCGCGCACCGCCCGCCACCCTGA
- a CDS encoding nucleotide-binding domain-containing protein, whose translation MTMKTSEIFETLLQNLKVGETATTVASRRDEITKALNKDFRDKDGCIEYKLMVGSFGRHTAIKGVSDLDMIFILPPGIRASYDGDTGPRRILERVRDDLKARYKNTEIRVDQCVVRVRFTSNAFKFEVQPAFENADGSFDYPDTKVGGWRVTKPREEIAATKECNDRTATNMRHLARMARAWKNANGVSMGGLLIDTLVYNFFDQTDDYDAAGTGSFDLMARDFFEFLKDQPEQEYYLALGSRQRVHVKAKFQPKAKKAYNRCLEAIADEGKASANKKWREVFGTSVPLAKSASESSRSFRDTEEFIEDEFPVDVSETVSIDCEVTQAGWRPTWLRTMRRGGILLKADKSLRFVVTHCSVEEPYTLKWKVLNRGPEAERRDNIRGQIVDSSTRGVRTEHSRFKGEHVVECYVVKDGVVVARDRIDVPVSNTSVKTANVS comes from the coding sequence ATGACGATGAAGACCTCAGAGATCTTCGAAACGCTGCTCCAGAACCTCAAGGTCGGAGAGACGGCCACGACGGTCGCCTCGCGCCGGGACGAGATCACGAAGGCGCTCAACAAGGACTTCCGCGACAAGGACGGTTGCATCGAGTACAAGCTGATGGTCGGATCGTTCGGCCGGCATACCGCGATCAAGGGTGTGTCCGATCTCGACATGATCTTCATCCTCCCGCCCGGGATCCGGGCGAGCTACGACGGGGACACCGGCCCGCGGAGGATTCTCGAGAGGGTTCGCGACGACCTCAAGGCGCGGTACAAGAACACGGAGATCCGCGTCGACCAGTGCGTGGTCCGAGTGCGGTTCACGTCTAACGCCTTTAAGTTCGAGGTCCAGCCGGCATTTGAGAACGCCGATGGCAGCTTCGACTACCCGGACACGAAGGTTGGGGGCTGGAGGGTTACCAAGCCGCGCGAGGAGATCGCCGCGACCAAGGAGTGCAACGACCGCACCGCGACGAACATGCGCCACCTCGCCCGGATGGCACGGGCATGGAAGAACGCGAACGGCGTAAGTATGGGCGGCCTGCTCATCGATACCCTCGTCTACAACTTCTTCGACCAGACCGACGACTACGACGCAGCGGGCACAGGCTCGTTCGACCTCATGGCCCGCGACTTCTTCGAATTCCTGAAAGATCAGCCAGAGCAGGAGTACTACCTGGCGCTGGGCAGCCGGCAGCGGGTCCACGTCAAGGCGAAGTTCCAGCCGAAGGCGAAGAAGGCGTACAACCGATGCCTTGAGGCGATCGCGGACGAAGGCAAGGCGTCTGCCAACAAGAAGTGGCGCGAGGTCTTCGGCACGTCGGTGCCGCTGGCGAAGAGCGCGAGCGAGTCGTCCCGGTCGTTCAGGGACACCGAGGAGTTCATTGAGGACGAGTTCCCGGTCGACGTCTCCGAGACCGTGTCCATCGATTGCGAGGTCACGCAGGCCGGATGGCGTCCGACCTGGCTCCGCACGATGCGTCGCGGCGGGATCCTGCTCAAGGCCGACAAGAGCTTGAGGTTCGTGGTCACTCACTGCTCGGTCGAGGAGCCCTACACGCTGAAGTGGAAGGTGCTCAATCGTGGCCCGGAAGCCGAGCGGAGGGACAATATCCGCGGCCAGATCGTCGACTCGAGCACGCGGGGAGTCCGCACCGAGCACTCGCGCTTCAAGGGCGAGCACGTCGTCGAGTGCTACGTCGTCAAGGATGGGGTCGTCGTCGCTCGGGACCGGATCGATGTGCCGGTCAGCAACACGAGCGTCAAGACGGCGAACGTCTCCTAG
- a CDS encoding restriction endonuclease produces MSSTEQHEESPSDRLPFESVFNTVLSGWPFDRRAADGVCGPADSGAVRLIWLKNIGRDGVIAKPDPEADDWRSDAPERLHLRAGDILLSSVISGRPKAALVQEADLPAVAVRSLFVLRPAKPLAAEHARLILAFLRSDTVGDLAAGSPFQQHLKLSQLKALELPNEDQALSAALADLAAAGQRLGEMAAEAGALAESVFDRNTSPEEARRLIIATGQLTRLRSVAAAQLDDPGFIVRTRYPYPVALRWRNVEVQKSADGQDDAQAKEYAAVLKAAETLLGYSALLTTALAHEAGITCNAIRAFKKKIATGLGGPGFGDWQRILQQIGEAEGISDLPPEHPLHELAALLADNEAKAACQSLGIKRNGSAHGREDLPAVSASKLNEAHDSLRFLLGRARFLADLQLLDVTNVAWDRHERSDTITLRRLMGDHSVVPTENLRHTGPGRIATSLYLADRDQGLHPLSPFLTCEKCEGCATLSLFRPDKEQGVLLQTSLDHGHFYEYRADEQALRAVGLR; encoded by the coding sequence TTGTCCAGCACTGAGCAACACGAAGAATCGCCGTCGGACCGCCTACCGTTCGAATCGGTGTTCAATACGGTTCTGAGCGGATGGCCTTTTGACCGCCGGGCCGCGGACGGCGTCTGCGGGCCCGCCGACTCGGGCGCTGTCCGCCTCATCTGGCTGAAGAACATCGGCCGAGACGGTGTGATTGCGAAACCGGATCCGGAAGCCGATGACTGGCGCAGCGATGCGCCGGAACGGCTTCATCTCCGTGCGGGCGACATCTTGCTGTCCTCGGTGATTTCTGGTCGACCGAAGGCTGCTCTGGTGCAGGAAGCCGATCTACCGGCCGTTGCCGTGCGCAGCCTCTTTGTTCTCCGCCCGGCGAAACCCTTGGCGGCAGAGCACGCCCGTCTGATCCTCGCGTTCCTGCGCTCCGATACGGTCGGGGATCTCGCGGCCGGATCACCGTTTCAACAGCACCTCAAGCTCTCCCAGCTCAAGGCACTGGAGCTGCCGAACGAGGACCAGGCGCTCTCCGCGGCCTTGGCCGATCTCGCTGCCGCCGGCCAGCGGCTGGGCGAAATGGCGGCCGAGGCTGGCGCGCTCGCGGAGTCGGTCTTCGACAGGAACACGAGCCCGGAGGAAGCCAGGCGCCTCATCATCGCTACCGGCCAGCTCACCCGGCTCCGGTCGGTCGCCGCTGCCCAACTGGACGATCCGGGCTTCATCGTCCGCACGCGATACCCCTATCCGGTCGCTCTGCGCTGGCGGAACGTCGAGGTACAGAAGAGCGCAGACGGCCAGGACGATGCCCAGGCGAAGGAGTACGCGGCCGTACTCAAGGCCGCGGAAACCCTGCTCGGATACAGCGCGCTTCTCACAACCGCTTTGGCGCACGAAGCTGGCATCACCTGCAATGCCATCAGGGCGTTCAAGAAGAAGATCGCAACCGGGCTCGGCGGCCCCGGCTTCGGGGACTGGCAGCGCATCCTGCAGCAGATCGGGGAGGCAGAGGGAATATCCGACCTTCCCCCCGAGCATCCCCTCCACGAGCTCGCAGCTCTCCTTGCGGACAACGAGGCCAAGGCAGCGTGCCAAAGCCTCGGCATCAAGCGCAACGGGAGCGCCCACGGGCGTGAAGACCTCCCCGCTGTCTCCGCCTCCAAGTTGAACGAGGCACACGACAGCCTGCGCTTCCTCCTCGGTCGAGCACGGTTCCTCGCCGACCTGCAACTGCTCGATGTGACCAACGTGGCGTGGGATCGCCACGAGCGGTCGGACACCATCACCCTTCGGCGGCTGATGGGAGACCACTCGGTCGTCCCCACCGAGAACTTGCGTCACACCGGACCAGGCCGGATCGCCACCAGCCTGTACCTAGCTGACCGTGACCAAGGGCTCCACCCGCTGAGCCCGTTCCTCACCTGCGAGAAGTGCGAGGGCTGCGCCACCCTGTCGCTGTTCCGTCCCGACAAGGAGCAGGGAGTCTTGCTCCAGACCAGCCTCGACCACGGCCACTTCTACGAGTACCGAGCGGACGAGCAGGCACTTCGGGCAGTCGGGCTCCGGTAG
- a CDS encoding MFS transporter, with the protein MVSRCRDFVFPGRSLILRYVRGAGRQGEPDAVPRIGWRARVRAAAVPLTVPAYRLHFTARLLSWTGSAVAPIGLAFAVLHIERGAGGLGLVLATGMVPQILLLLVGGVVADRFSRARVMVWSNIVCFAAEGLAALLLYADVARVWHLAAMSAVCGAASAFFTPAAGGVVVEVVPKEMRHAANALLKIGQNTVKVGGPALGGVLVAVAGPEWVIGWDALTFAAGAVLCARIKLAPSRVKVRAGFVTELREGWHDFWARTWLWIMVVQGSVIVPMWLVGYQLLGPVYGERFLGGSGPWGLVMAGFTGGLIAGAALALMWKPRWVGLVVCLGTGSMALPLAAMALDLPVLVLIGATAAAGTGLAVSMTTWAGLVQERIPKDRLSRTTSYSTLGQLLPVPLGYLAAGPAAELLGVRAVLVAAAVVIAGAAVLPLLFRQIRELSLAVEDESAASDLTSAARAPR; encoded by the coding sequence GTGGTGTCTCGCTGCCGGGACTTCGTGTTTCCTGGGCGGAGTTTGATCTTGCGGTACGTGCGCGGTGCGGGGCGTCAGGGAGAGCCGGATGCCGTTCCTCGGATTGGCTGGAGAGCCCGCGTCCGGGCGGCGGCGGTCCCGCTGACCGTCCCGGCTTACCGCCTGCACTTCACGGCGAGGCTGCTGTCGTGGACCGGGTCCGCGGTGGCCCCGATCGGGTTGGCCTTCGCCGTTCTGCACATCGAGCGCGGAGCAGGCGGCCTCGGTCTGGTGCTAGCGACCGGGATGGTTCCGCAGATCCTGCTTCTGCTCGTGGGCGGGGTCGTCGCCGACCGTTTTTCCCGGGCCCGCGTGATGGTGTGGAGCAACATCGTCTGTTTCGCCGCCGAGGGCCTCGCCGCGCTATTGCTGTACGCGGACGTGGCCCGCGTGTGGCACCTGGCCGCCATGTCCGCCGTGTGCGGTGCGGCGTCCGCGTTCTTCACCCCGGCCGCCGGCGGTGTCGTCGTCGAGGTAGTGCCCAAGGAGATGCGGCACGCCGCGAACGCCTTGCTCAAGATCGGGCAGAACACGGTGAAGGTCGGCGGCCCGGCGCTCGGCGGTGTGCTCGTCGCGGTCGCGGGGCCCGAGTGGGTGATCGGCTGGGACGCGCTGACCTTCGCGGCGGGGGCCGTTCTGTGCGCGAGGATCAAGCTGGCGCCGAGCAGGGTGAAGGTGCGCGCGGGGTTCGTGACCGAGCTGCGAGAGGGCTGGCACGACTTCTGGGCCCGCACCTGGCTGTGGATCATGGTCGTGCAGGGCTCGGTCATCGTTCCGATGTGGCTGGTCGGGTACCAGCTCCTCGGCCCGGTATACGGCGAGCGGTTCCTCGGCGGCTCCGGGCCGTGGGGTCTGGTCATGGCCGGATTTACCGGTGGCCTGATCGCCGGCGCCGCGCTCGCGCTGATGTGGAAGCCCCGGTGGGTCGGCCTGGTGGTGTGTCTCGGCACCGGCTCCATGGCTCTTCCCTTGGCCGCGATGGCGCTCGACCTGCCCGTCCTGGTGCTGATCGGGGCGACGGCGGCTGCGGGGACCGGCCTGGCGGTCAGCATGACCACGTGGGCCGGTCTCGTGCAGGAGCGCATCCCGAAGGACCGGCTGAGCCGGACCACGTCCTACTCGACGCTGGGGCAGCTCTTGCCCGTCCCCCTCGGCTATCTCGCGGCCGGCCCTGCTGCCGAGCTGCTCGGCGTACGGGCCGTCCTCGTGGCGGCCGCCGTCGTGATCGCCGGGGCCGCGGTCTTGCCGCTCCTGTTCCGTCAGATCAGGGAGCTGTCCCTGGCTGTCGAGGACGAGTCTGCCGCCTCCGATCTGACCTCGGCGGCGCGGGCCCCGAGGTAG
- the acnA gene encoding aconitate hydratase AcnA gives MSANSFDARSTLRVGDESYEIFKLDKVEGSARLPYSLKVLLENLLRTEDGANITADHIRALGDWDSQAQPSQEIQFTPARVIMQDFTGVPCVVDLATMREAVKELGGDPAKINPLAPAELVIDHSVIADKFGTKDAFGQNVELEYGRNKERYQFLRWGQTAFDEFKVVPPGTGIVHQVNIEHLARTVMVRNGQAYPDTLVGTDSHTTMVNGLGVLGWGVGGIEAEAAMLGQPVSMLIPRVVGFKLTGELPAGTTATDLVLTITEMLRKHGVVGKFVEFYGEGVAATSLANRATIGNMSPEFGSTAAIFPIDGETLNYLKLTGRSEQQVALVEAYAKEQGLWLDPSAEPDFSEKLELDLSTVVPSIAGPKRPQDRIILANAAEQFAQDVRNYVEDDDEAGKESFPASDAPAEHNGVPTRPTLVTAPDGSTYEIDHGAVTVAAITSCTNTSNPYVMVAAALVAKKAVEKGLTRKPWVKTTLAPGSKVVTDYFDKAGLTPYLDKVGFNLVGYGCTTCIGNSGPLPEEVSKAVNEHDLAVTSVLSGNRNFEGRINPDVKMNYLASPPLVVAYAIAGSMKVDITKDALGTDTEGKPVYLADIWPSEAEVNDVVANAIGEDMFNKSYSDVFAGDAQWQALPIPTGNTFEWDTESTYVRKPPYFEGMTMETTPVTDIVGARVLAKLGDSVTTDHISPAGAIKADTPAGTYLTEHGVERRDFNSYGSRRGNHEVMIRGTFANIRLRNQIAPGTEGGYTRDFTQADAPVSFIYDASRNYIEQGIPLVVLAGKEYGSGSSRDWAAKGTALLGVKAVIAESYERIHRSNLIGMGVLPLQFPEGASAQSLGLTGEETFSFTGVTELNEGTTPRTVKVTTDTGVEFDAVVRIDTPGEADYYRNGGIMQYVLRQLVGS, from the coding sequence GTGTCGGCGAACAGCTTCGACGCCCGCAGCACGCTGCGCGTGGGCGACGAGTCGTACGAGATCTTCAAGCTGGACAAGGTCGAGGGCTCCGCGCGCCTTCCCTACAGCCTGAAGGTGCTTCTGGAGAACCTCCTCCGCACCGAGGACGGCGCGAACATCACCGCCGACCACATCCGTGCCCTGGGTGACTGGGACTCGCAGGCTCAGCCGAGCCAGGAGATCCAGTTCACGCCGGCCCGCGTGATCATGCAGGACTTCACCGGTGTGCCCTGTGTCGTCGACCTCGCCACCATGCGCGAGGCCGTCAAGGAGCTCGGCGGCGACCCGGCGAAGATCAACCCGCTGGCCCCGGCCGAGCTGGTCATCGACCACTCCGTCATCGCCGACAAGTTCGGCACGAAGGACGCCTTCGGCCAGAACGTCGAGCTGGAGTACGGCCGCAACAAGGAGCGCTACCAGTTCCTGCGCTGGGGCCAGACCGCCTTCGACGAGTTCAAGGTCGTCCCGCCCGGCACCGGCATCGTCCACCAGGTGAACATCGAGCACCTGGCCCGTACCGTCATGGTCCGCAACGGCCAGGCGTACCCCGACACCCTCGTCGGCACCGACTCCCACACCACCATGGTCAACGGCCTCGGTGTGCTCGGCTGGGGCGTCGGCGGCATCGAGGCCGAGGCCGCCATGCTCGGCCAGCCGGTCTCCATGCTCATCCCGCGCGTCGTCGGCTTCAAGCTGACCGGCGAGCTCCCGGCCGGCACCACCGCCACCGACCTCGTCCTCACGATCACCGAGATGCTGCGCAAGCACGGCGTCGTCGGCAAGTTCGTCGAGTTCTACGGTGAGGGCGTCGCCGCCACCTCGCTGGCCAACCGCGCCACCATCGGCAACATGTCGCCCGAGTTCGGCTCCACCGCCGCGATCTTCCCGATCGACGGCGAGACCCTGAACTACCTCAAGCTCACCGGCCGCTCCGAGCAGCAGGTCGCGCTCGTCGAGGCGTACGCCAAGGAGCAGGGCCTCTGGCTGGACCCGTCCGCCGAGCCCGACTTCTCCGAGAAGCTGGAGCTCGACCTCTCCACGGTCGTCCCCTCCATCGCCGGCCCGAAGCGCCCGCAGGACCGCATCATCCTGGCCAACGCGGCCGAGCAGTTCGCCCAGGACGTCCGCAACTACGTCGAGGACGACGACGAGGCGGGCAAGGAGTCCTTCCCGGCCTCCGACGCCCCGGCCGAGCACAACGGCGTCCCGACCCGCCCGACGCTGGTCACGGCCCCCGACGGCTCGACCTACGAGATCGACCACGGCGCCGTCACCGTCGCCGCGATCACCTCCTGCACCAACACCTCGAACCCGTACGTCATGGTCGCCGCCGCGCTCGTCGCGAAGAAGGCCGTGGAGAAGGGTCTGACCCGCAAGCCGTGGGTCAAGACCACCCTCGCCCCGGGCTCGAAGGTCGTCACCGACTACTTCGACAAGGCGGGCCTGACCCCGTACCTCGACAAGGTCGGCTTCAACCTCGTCGGCTACGGCTGCACCACCTGCATCGGCAACTCCGGCCCGCTGCCGGAGGAGGTCTCCAAGGCCGTCAACGAGCACGACCTCGCGGTCACCTCGGTCCTCTCCGGCAACCGGAACTTCGAGGGCCGTATCAACCCCGACGTCAAGATGAACTACCTGGCCTCCCCGCCGCTGGTCGTCGCGTACGCCATCGCGGGCTCCATGAAGGTGGACATCACCAAGGACGCGCTCGGCACCGACACCGAGGGCAAGCCGGTCTACCTCGCCGACATCTGGCCCTCCGAGGCCGAGGTCAACGACGTCGTCGCCAACGCCATCGGCGAGGACATGTTCAACAAGTCCTACAGCGACGTCTTCGCGGGCGACGCCCAGTGGCAGGCGCTGCCGATCCCGACCGGCAACACCTTCGAGTGGGACACCGAGTCCACCTACGTCCGCAAGCCCCCGTACTTCGAGGGCATGACGATGGAGACCACCCCGGTCACCGACATCGTCGGCGCGCGCGTCCTGGCCAAGCTGGGCGACTCGGTCACCACCGACCACATCTCCCCGGCCGGTGCGATCAAGGCCGACACCCCGGCCGGCACGTACCTCACCGAGCACGGTGTGGAGCGTCGTGACTTCAACTCCTACGGCTCGCGCCGAGGCAACCACGAGGTCATGATCCGCGGCACGTTCGCCAACATCCGCCTGCGCAACCAGATCGCGCCGGGCACCGAGGGCGGCTACACCCGCGACTTCACCCAGGCCGACGCGCCGGTGTCGTTCATCTACGACGCCTCGCGCAACTACATCGAGCAGGGCATCCCGCTGGTCGTCCTGGCCGGCAAGGAGTACGGCTCCGGCTCGTCCCGCGACTGGGCCGCCAAGGGCACCGCGCTCCTGGGCGTCAAGGCCGTCATCGCCGAGTCGTACGAGCGCATCCACCGCTCGAACCTCATCGGCATGGGCGTCCTGCCGCTCCAGTTCCCGGAGGGCGCCTCGGCGCAGTCCCTCGGCCTGACCGGCGAGGAGACCTTCTCCTTCACCGGCGTGACCGAGCTGAACGAGGGCACCACGCCGCGCACGGTCAAGGTCACCACCGACACCGGTGTCGAGTTCGACGCGGTCGTCCGCATCGACACCCCCGGTGAGGCGGACTACTACCGCAACGGCGGCATCATGCAGTACGTGCTTCGCCAACTTGTCGGTTCTTGA
- a CDS encoding SLATT domain-containing protein — protein MTHESEAVPDRDPYLLAQMREAFGRVVYSHKTHEKQADICFTKHRWQQGVLIALTAIGSGTFLAAVVGLLGNAVLTSLATSSIALLVSWMSLGTKTFKFEEESEAHRAIASRLWDVRESYISLIADLMSGTVSNAEGRERRDELQQAARVAYAEAPRTSNRAFARAQGGLQNNEEMTFTSHEIDLFLPEALRLGEGEA, from the coding sequence TTGACACACGAGAGCGAAGCGGTGCCCGACCGCGACCCGTACCTTCTGGCGCAGATGCGAGAGGCGTTCGGGCGCGTGGTCTACAGCCACAAGACCCATGAGAAGCAGGCGGACATCTGCTTCACCAAGCACCGGTGGCAGCAGGGCGTCCTCATTGCCCTCACCGCGATCGGTTCGGGCACCTTCCTTGCCGCGGTGGTCGGCCTGCTCGGCAACGCAGTGCTGACGAGCCTCGCGACCTCTTCTATCGCGCTCCTGGTCAGCTGGATGAGCCTTGGGACGAAGACCTTCAAGTTCGAGGAGGAGTCCGAGGCCCACCGCGCTATCGCCTCTCGGCTGTGGGACGTCCGGGAGTCGTACATCTCCCTCATCGCCGACCTGATGTCCGGCACCGTCTCCAACGCAGAGGGCCGAGAGCGACGGGACGAGCTGCAGCAGGCCGCGCGCGTCGCCTACGCCGAAGCGCCCAGGACGAGCAACAGGGCGTTCGCGCGTGCCCAGGGCGGACTGCAGAACAACGAGGAGATGACGTTCACCTCGCACGAGATCGACCTCTTCCTCCCGGAGGCGCTCCGGCTCGGCGAAGGCGAGGCATGA